In Primulina eburnea isolate SZY01 chromosome 5, ASM2296580v1, whole genome shotgun sequence, a single window of DNA contains:
- the LOC140831858 gene encoding stellacyanin-like, with the protein MASKAFLIAVIVATVVAQTLATDHMVGDNDGWKLDVDYTAWAKGKIFYVGDTLTFMYKEGVHNVQKVNGSDFKQCMSTDSSSKPLTSGNDVINLATPGKKWYICGFGEHCSKGMKLSITVSVQGPTPAPMPTPWPIAPPPSSSSASELSPLKSLVLMVAAIAAYKIMIMA; encoded by the exons ATGGCCTCGAAAGCTTTCTTGATCGCCGTCATAGTCGCCACCGTGGTTGCTCAGACTTTGGCTACTGATCATATGGTTGGAGATAACGATGGTTGGAAACTAGATGTTGATTACACCGCTTGGGCTAAGGGCAAAATTTTTTACGTCGGCGACACTCTCA CGTTCATGTACAAAGAGGGAGTACACAATGTGCAGAAAGTGAATGGATCCGACTTCAAACAATGCATGTCTACCGACTCATCAAGCAAGCCTTTAACCAGCGGAAACGACGTTATTAACCTCGCCACCCCTGGGAAGAAATGGTACATTTGTGGATTTGGTGAGCATTGCTCCAAAGGGATGAAGCTCTCCATCACCGTCTCCGTCCAGGGGCCGACTCCCGCCCCCATGCCCACACCATGGCCTATTGCCCCGCCGCCCTCTTCTTCTTCCGCCAGTGAACTTTCTCCATTGAAATCTTTGGTGTTGATGGTTGCTGCCATTGCTGCATATAAGATCATGATCATGGCCTAA
- the LOC140832117 gene encoding protein TPX2-like isoform X2: MEEVAKGTVYEQVEEMECTFTVYEIDLDYEFDAARFFDFARINSTLEARQAEVWFHSAGSYPPSPFVANLVPRDEILMGNICISPKFKGVENMNPRESVSDIEEDEEISVVDTNYRGNASLQIGSMTNFQNPSKNLPSGYSKSKPHTKSLMKPCPRTSTLLKPTASQLAKQNLSLLAGYSRSNMFVEKIDKSSVSSFGVENHAAKRQKLEDGLLCKVVDAEQLQQISFVHKVPKRDGITNHTKTRITIPREPDLETAQRALKTRSKTIKEAENVASTLRRFKARPLNRKILEAPSLLPKRSIPVLPNFQEFYLKTSERAIVHKSVVPRFAMPGHQPDKASHKYSTNITPDRGNWEPERPIHMNGSRPEVCESSHGFKALPLNKKILTSKGTFGVFRNSKKDTTVPMEFNFHTEKRFNHNPPIELFNKLSLLPETQQTANHESKLQRSISTSAKGSKENRLGCFQKDNEIKQPSKPIPPVLVGMRQIGVETA, translated from the exons ATGGAAGAAGTTGCCAAGGGTACTGTGTACGAGCAGGTGGAGGAAATGGAATGCACTTTCACGGtgtatgagattgatcttgattatGAGTTCGACGCCGCTCGCTTCTTCGACTTTGCCCGGATAAATTCGACTCTGGAGGCGCGCCAAGCGGAAGTCTGGTTCCACTCAGCTGGAAGCTACCCACCTTCcc CTTTTGTGGCAAACTTGGTTCCAAGAGATGAAATTTTGATGGGAAACATATGTATCTCCCCCAAGTTTAAAGGTGTGGAGAACATGAACCCGAGGGAGAGTGTCTCAGATATTGAGGAGGACGAAGAAATTTCTGTTGTGGACACAAATTACAGAG GAAATGCCTCTCTACAAATTGGCAGCATGACAAATTTTCAGAATCCATCTAAAAACCTACCCTCAG GCTATTCTAAATCAAAACCTCACACAAAGTCGTTGATGAAGCCTTGTCCAAGAACTTCAACTCTTCTGAAGCCAACAGCAAGCCAATTGGCCAAGCAAAATCTCTCACTCCTGGCTGGTTATTCTAG GTCAAATATGTTTGTAGAGAAAATAGATAAAAGCTCAGTTAGCTCTTTTGGGGTTGAGAATCATGCTGCGAAAAGGCAAAAGCTTGAGGATGGTCTTCTCTGTAAG GTTGTGGACGCAGAGCAGCTGCAGCAAATTAGCTTTGTCCATAAGGTGCCAAAGCGG GATGGGATCACAAATCATACCAAGACGAGAATCACTATTCCAAGAGAGCCGGATCTTGAAACTGCACAGCGGGCTCTGAAGACAAG GTCAAAAACTATTAAAGAAGCTGAAAATGTGGCTTCCACTCTTCGTAGGTTCAAAGCTCGTCCACTAAATAGAAAA ATTCTCGAGGCACCTTCATTACTTCCAAAAAGAAGCATTCCTGTTTTGCCAAACTTTCAA GAATTTTACTTGAAGACATCAGAGAGGGCGATTGTACATAAGTCAGTAGTTCCAAGATTTGCCATGCCAGGCCATCAGCCTGATAAG GCATCACACAAATATTCCACTAACATTACACCAGATCGAGGGAACTGGGAACCTGAAAG ACCCATCCATATGAATGGTTCAAGGCCCGAGGTTTGTGAGTCATCTCATGGCTTCAAAGCTCTTCCCCTAAATAAGAAG ATATTGACAAGCAAGGGCACTTTTGGAGTTTTCCGAAATAGTAAGAAAGATACAACTGTGCCAATG GAATTTAATTTCCATACGGAAAAGAGATTTAATCACAATCCTCCAATTGAACTTTTCAACAAG CTCTCACTGTTGCCTGAAACACAACAAACTGCTAATCACGAGTCTAAACTGCAACGTTCCATCAGCACATCTGCCAAG GGTTCAAAAGAGAATAGATTGGGTTGCTTCCAGAAAGATAATGAG ATAAAACAACCATCGAAGCCGATACCTCCTGTGCTTGTTGGAATGCGGCAAATTGGTGTCGAAACTGCATAA
- the LOC140832117 gene encoding protein TPX2-like isoform X1, giving the protein MEEVAKGTVYEQVEEMECTFTVYEIDLDYEFDAARFFDFARINSTLEARQAEVWFHSAGSYPPSPFVANLVPRDEILMGNICISPKFKGVENMNPRESVSDIEEDEEISVVDTNYRGNASLQIGSMTNFQNPSKNLPSGYSKSKPHTKSLMKPCPRTSTLLKPTASQLAKQNLSLLAGYSRSNMFVEKIDKSSVSSFGVENHAAKRQKLEDGLLCKVVDAEQLQQISFVHKVPKRDGITNHTKTRITIPREPDLETAQRALKTRSKTIKEAENVASTLRRFKARPLNRKILEAPSLLPKRSIPVLPNFQEFYLKTSERAIVHKSVVPRFAMPGHQPDKPFFPVQASHKYSTNITPDRGNWEPERPIHMNGSRPEVCESSHGFKALPLNKKILTSKGTFGVFRNSKKDTTVPMEFNFHTEKRFNHNPPIELFNKLSLLPETQQTANHESKLQRSISTSAKGSKENRLGCFQKDNEIKQPSKPIPPVLVGMRQIGVETA; this is encoded by the exons ATGGAAGAAGTTGCCAAGGGTACTGTGTACGAGCAGGTGGAGGAAATGGAATGCACTTTCACGGtgtatgagattgatcttgattatGAGTTCGACGCCGCTCGCTTCTTCGACTTTGCCCGGATAAATTCGACTCTGGAGGCGCGCCAAGCGGAAGTCTGGTTCCACTCAGCTGGAAGCTACCCACCTTCcc CTTTTGTGGCAAACTTGGTTCCAAGAGATGAAATTTTGATGGGAAACATATGTATCTCCCCCAAGTTTAAAGGTGTGGAGAACATGAACCCGAGGGAGAGTGTCTCAGATATTGAGGAGGACGAAGAAATTTCTGTTGTGGACACAAATTACAGAG GAAATGCCTCTCTACAAATTGGCAGCATGACAAATTTTCAGAATCCATCTAAAAACCTACCCTCAG GCTATTCTAAATCAAAACCTCACACAAAGTCGTTGATGAAGCCTTGTCCAAGAACTTCAACTCTTCTGAAGCCAACAGCAAGCCAATTGGCCAAGCAAAATCTCTCACTCCTGGCTGGTTATTCTAG GTCAAATATGTTTGTAGAGAAAATAGATAAAAGCTCAGTTAGCTCTTTTGGGGTTGAGAATCATGCTGCGAAAAGGCAAAAGCTTGAGGATGGTCTTCTCTGTAAG GTTGTGGACGCAGAGCAGCTGCAGCAAATTAGCTTTGTCCATAAGGTGCCAAAGCGG GATGGGATCACAAATCATACCAAGACGAGAATCACTATTCCAAGAGAGCCGGATCTTGAAACTGCACAGCGGGCTCTGAAGACAAG GTCAAAAACTATTAAAGAAGCTGAAAATGTGGCTTCCACTCTTCGTAGGTTCAAAGCTCGTCCACTAAATAGAAAA ATTCTCGAGGCACCTTCATTACTTCCAAAAAGAAGCATTCCTGTTTTGCCAAACTTTCAA GAATTTTACTTGAAGACATCAGAGAGGGCGATTGTACATAAGTCAGTAGTTCCAAGATTTGCCATGCCAGGCCATCAGCCTGATAAG CCTTTTTTTCCCGTGCAGGCATCACACAAATATTCCACTAACATTACACCAGATCGAGGGAACTGGGAACCTGAAAG ACCCATCCATATGAATGGTTCAAGGCCCGAGGTTTGTGAGTCATCTCATGGCTTCAAAGCTCTTCCCCTAAATAAGAAG ATATTGACAAGCAAGGGCACTTTTGGAGTTTTCCGAAATAGTAAGAAAGATACAACTGTGCCAATG GAATTTAATTTCCATACGGAAAAGAGATTTAATCACAATCCTCCAATTGAACTTTTCAACAAG CTCTCACTGTTGCCTGAAACACAACAAACTGCTAATCACGAGTCTAAACTGCAACGTTCCATCAGCACATCTGCCAAG GGTTCAAAAGAGAATAGATTGGGTTGCTTCCAGAAAGATAATGAG ATAAAACAACCATCGAAGCCGATACCTCCTGTGCTTGTTGGAATGCGGCAAATTGGTGTCGAAACTGCATAA
- the LOC140832117 gene encoding uncharacterized protein isoform X4 yields MGNICISPKFKGVENMNPRESVSDIEEDEEISVVDTNYRGNASLQIGSMTNFQNPSKNLPSGYSKSKPHTKSLMKPCPRTSTLLKPTASQLAKQNLSLLAGYSRSNMFVEKIDKSSVSSFGVENHAAKRQKLEDGLLCKVVDAEQLQQISFVHKVPKRDGITNHTKTRITIPREPDLETAQRALKTRSKTIKEAENVASTLRRFKARPLNRKILEAPSLLPKRSIPVLPNFQEFYLKTSERAIVHKSVVPRFAMPGHQPDKPFFPVQASHKYSTNITPDRGNWEPERPIHMNGSRPEVCESSHGFKALPLNKKILTSKGTFGVFRNSKKDTTVPMEFNFHTEKRFNHNPPIELFNKLSLLPETQQTANHESKLQRSISTSAKGSKENRLGCFQKDNEIKQPSKPIPPVLVGMRQIGVETA; encoded by the exons ATGGGAAACATATGTATCTCCCCCAAGTTTAAAGGTGTGGAGAACATGAACCCGAGGGAGAGTGTCTCAGATATTGAGGAGGACGAAGAAATTTCTGTTGTGGACACAAATTACAGAG GAAATGCCTCTCTACAAATTGGCAGCATGACAAATTTTCAGAATCCATCTAAAAACCTACCCTCAG GCTATTCTAAATCAAAACCTCACACAAAGTCGTTGATGAAGCCTTGTCCAAGAACTTCAACTCTTCTGAAGCCAACAGCAAGCCAATTGGCCAAGCAAAATCTCTCACTCCTGGCTGGTTATTCTAG GTCAAATATGTTTGTAGAGAAAATAGATAAAAGCTCAGTTAGCTCTTTTGGGGTTGAGAATCATGCTGCGAAAAGGCAAAAGCTTGAGGATGGTCTTCTCTGTAAG GTTGTGGACGCAGAGCAGCTGCAGCAAATTAGCTTTGTCCATAAGGTGCCAAAGCGG GATGGGATCACAAATCATACCAAGACGAGAATCACTATTCCAAGAGAGCCGGATCTTGAAACTGCACAGCGGGCTCTGAAGACAAG GTCAAAAACTATTAAAGAAGCTGAAAATGTGGCTTCCACTCTTCGTAGGTTCAAAGCTCGTCCACTAAATAGAAAA ATTCTCGAGGCACCTTCATTACTTCCAAAAAGAAGCATTCCTGTTTTGCCAAACTTTCAA GAATTTTACTTGAAGACATCAGAGAGGGCGATTGTACATAAGTCAGTAGTTCCAAGATTTGCCATGCCAGGCCATCAGCCTGATAAG CCTTTTTTTCCCGTGCAGGCATCACACAAATATTCCACTAACATTACACCAGATCGAGGGAACTGGGAACCTGAAAG ACCCATCCATATGAATGGTTCAAGGCCCGAGGTTTGTGAGTCATCTCATGGCTTCAAAGCTCTTCCCCTAAATAAGAAG ATATTGACAAGCAAGGGCACTTTTGGAGTTTTCCGAAATAGTAAGAAAGATACAACTGTGCCAATG GAATTTAATTTCCATACGGAAAAGAGATTTAATCACAATCCTCCAATTGAACTTTTCAACAAG CTCTCACTGTTGCCTGAAACACAACAAACTGCTAATCACGAGTCTAAACTGCAACGTTCCATCAGCACATCTGCCAAG GGTTCAAAAGAGAATAGATTGGGTTGCTTCCAGAAAGATAATGAG ATAAAACAACCATCGAAGCCGATACCTCCTGTGCTTGTTGGAATGCGGCAAATTGGTGTCGAAACTGCATAA
- the LOC140832117 gene encoding protein TPX2-like isoform X3, with protein MEEVAKGTVYEQVEEMECTFTVYEIDLDYEFDAARFFDFARINSTLEARQAEVWFHSAGSYPPSPFVANLVPRDEILMGNICISPKFKGVENMNPRESVSDIEEDEEISVVDTNYRGYSKSKPHTKSLMKPCPRTSTLLKPTASQLAKQNLSLLAGYSRSNMFVEKIDKSSVSSFGVENHAAKRQKLEDGLLCKVVDAEQLQQISFVHKVPKRDGITNHTKTRITIPREPDLETAQRALKTRSKTIKEAENVASTLRRFKARPLNRKILEAPSLLPKRSIPVLPNFQEFYLKTSERAIVHKSVVPRFAMPGHQPDKPFFPVQASHKYSTNITPDRGNWEPERPIHMNGSRPEVCESSHGFKALPLNKKILTSKGTFGVFRNSKKDTTVPMEFNFHTEKRFNHNPPIELFNKLSLLPETQQTANHESKLQRSISTSAKGSKENRLGCFQKDNEIKQPSKPIPPVLVGMRQIGVETA; from the exons ATGGAAGAAGTTGCCAAGGGTACTGTGTACGAGCAGGTGGAGGAAATGGAATGCACTTTCACGGtgtatgagattgatcttgattatGAGTTCGACGCCGCTCGCTTCTTCGACTTTGCCCGGATAAATTCGACTCTGGAGGCGCGCCAAGCGGAAGTCTGGTTCCACTCAGCTGGAAGCTACCCACCTTCcc CTTTTGTGGCAAACTTGGTTCCAAGAGATGAAATTTTGATGGGAAACATATGTATCTCCCCCAAGTTTAAAGGTGTGGAGAACATGAACCCGAGGGAGAGTGTCTCAGATATTGAGGAGGACGAAGAAATTTCTGTTGTGGACACAAATTACAGAG GCTATTCTAAATCAAAACCTCACACAAAGTCGTTGATGAAGCCTTGTCCAAGAACTTCAACTCTTCTGAAGCCAACAGCAAGCCAATTGGCCAAGCAAAATCTCTCACTCCTGGCTGGTTATTCTAG GTCAAATATGTTTGTAGAGAAAATAGATAAAAGCTCAGTTAGCTCTTTTGGGGTTGAGAATCATGCTGCGAAAAGGCAAAAGCTTGAGGATGGTCTTCTCTGTAAG GTTGTGGACGCAGAGCAGCTGCAGCAAATTAGCTTTGTCCATAAGGTGCCAAAGCGG GATGGGATCACAAATCATACCAAGACGAGAATCACTATTCCAAGAGAGCCGGATCTTGAAACTGCACAGCGGGCTCTGAAGACAAG GTCAAAAACTATTAAAGAAGCTGAAAATGTGGCTTCCACTCTTCGTAGGTTCAAAGCTCGTCCACTAAATAGAAAA ATTCTCGAGGCACCTTCATTACTTCCAAAAAGAAGCATTCCTGTTTTGCCAAACTTTCAA GAATTTTACTTGAAGACATCAGAGAGGGCGATTGTACATAAGTCAGTAGTTCCAAGATTTGCCATGCCAGGCCATCAGCCTGATAAG CCTTTTTTTCCCGTGCAGGCATCACACAAATATTCCACTAACATTACACCAGATCGAGGGAACTGGGAACCTGAAAG ACCCATCCATATGAATGGTTCAAGGCCCGAGGTTTGTGAGTCATCTCATGGCTTCAAAGCTCTTCCCCTAAATAAGAAG ATATTGACAAGCAAGGGCACTTTTGGAGTTTTCCGAAATAGTAAGAAAGATACAACTGTGCCAATG GAATTTAATTTCCATACGGAAAAGAGATTTAATCACAATCCTCCAATTGAACTTTTCAACAAG CTCTCACTGTTGCCTGAAACACAACAAACTGCTAATCACGAGTCTAAACTGCAACGTTCCATCAGCACATCTGCCAAG GGTTCAAAAGAGAATAGATTGGGTTGCTTCCAGAAAGATAATGAG ATAAAACAACCATCGAAGCCGATACCTCCTGTGCTTGTTGGAATGCGGCAAATTGGTGTCGAAACTGCATAA
- the LOC140832118 gene encoding uncharacterized protein, which translates to MTYNVADEDPGLAGDYVKLEEGGGGDAVTVCDTETSSSCGGGGGGVGWWWSLWRWVKLVLVVVIVSLLGAVFFKWVGPFFMDKEIIPIINWEREAFSARTLALIVFGSLAIFPALLLPSTPSMWVAGITFGYGYGFLLIMGAVIIGVSLPYFLGSLFYRKIQMWLERHPKKASIIRLAGEGNWFSQFRAVTLIRISPFPYVVYNYCAVATDVKYCPYLLGTLTGMVPEVFVALYTGILIKTLADASHDHHTLSAPQIIFNVFGFCTTVAATVVVTIYAKRRLRELQNAEELLLQ; encoded by the exons ATGACGTACAATGTAGCCGATGAGGATCCCGGGCTTGCAGGGGATTACGTGAAGTTAGAGGAGGGTGGTGGTGGTGACGCGGTGACTGTATGCGATACGGAAACATCGTCATcttgtggtggtggtggaggcgGTGTAGGGTGGTGGTGGTCTTTGTGGCGGTGGGTCAAACTAGTGCTGGTGGTGGTGATTGTTAGCCTGTTGGGTGCGGTTTTCTTCAAATGGGTCGGAccctttttcatggataag GAAATCATTCCCATCATAAATTGGGAGAGGGAAGCATTCAGCGCCAGAACGCTAGCCCTCATTGTATTTGGTTCTCTGGCAATATTTCCAGCTCTTCTTTTACCTTCTACCCCATCCATGTGGGTGGCTGGAATCACTTTTGGTTATGGTTATGGATTTTTGCTTATCATGGGAGCGGTGATAATTGGTGTCTCTCTTCCGTATTTCCTTGGTTCACTTTTCTATCGCAAAATCCAA ATGTGGCTGGAAAGACATCCCAAAAAAGCTTCTATCATAAGACTAGCAGGTGAAGGAAATTGGTTTAGTCAGTTCCGAGCCGTTACGTTGATTAGGATTTCTCCTTTTCCATATGTCGTGTACAACTACTGTGCTGTTGCGACGGATGTCAAATACTGTCCTTACTTGTTGGGGACACTGACAGGAATGGTGCCAGAAGTATTTGTCGCACTTTACAC TGGCATACTTATAAAAACTTTAGCTGATGCTTCACACGATCACCACACACTGTCAGCTCCTCAAATAATCTTCAATGTCTTTGGCTTTTGCACGACCGTGGCCGCAACAGTTGTAGTCACCATATATGCTAAAAGGCGACTCAGGGAATTGCAGAACGCAGAGGAGCTACTGCTGCAGTGA
- the LOC140832119 gene encoding AT-hook motif nuclear-localized protein 24-like, with product MDDYLRHYFHRHSQNSEDEQSESSGNGLNMGQKRSREEGNTDSSGKDGGIEAGRGEMSGSRRPRGRPAGSKNKPKAPVVITRDGGNALRTHVMEVSDGCDIIDSVSNFARRRQKGICIMSGSGYVVNVILKQPASPRSAVTLHGRFEILSLTGSFLPPPAPPAATGLTVYLSGGQGQVVGGSVVGPLLASGPVILMAASFSNAAYERLPIEEEDDAIPVEGTSLGSPAQASFGGQPAHPHNQQQHQISADSSLFQGMPPNFLTSDQMPNEPFWAAGQSPF from the coding sequence ATGGATGACTATTTACGGCATTATTTCCACCGCCATAGCCAAAACTCCGAAGACGAGCAAAGCGAATCCAGTGGCAACGGCCTGAACATGGGCCAGAAGCGAAGTCGCGAGGAGGGAAACACTGATTCTTCCGGAAAGGATGGCGGCATAGAGGCCGGAAGAGGAGAAATGTCTGGGTCAAGAAGGCCTCGGGGACGACCCGCCGGTTCGAAAAACAAACCTAAGGCACCGGTAGTCATCACCCGTGACGGTGGAAACGCGCTGCGAACCCATGTCATGGAGGTATCCGATGGCTGCGATATCATTGACAGTGTCTCCAACTTCGCGCGCCGCCGCCAGAAGGGTATTTGCATTATGAGCGGAAGTGGTTACGTGGTGAATGTCATCCTAAAGCAGCCTGCCTCCCCGAGGTCGGCAGTGACTTTACATGGTCGGTTTGAGATATTGTCGTTGACGGGATCGTTTCTACCGCCACCTGCTCCGCCTGCAGCCACCGGGCTTACTGTATATTTATCCGGCGGTCAGGGGCAGGTGGTGGGAGGCAGTGTGGTGGGACCGCTACTTGCGTCGGGACCGGTTATTCTAATGGCTGCTTCATTTAGCAACGCTGCATATGAAAGATTGCCGATTGAAGAAGAAGATGATGCTATTCCAGTCGAGGGAACCTCACTTGGATCTCCAGCGCAGGCGAGCTTTGGTGGGCAGCCGGCACATCCACATAATCAGCAGCAGCACCAAATTTCAGCTGACTCTTCTTTGTTTCAAGGTATGCCACCAAATTTTCTAACCTCCGATCAGATGCCGAACGAACCATTTTGGGCTGCTGGCCAGTCACCGTTCTAG
- the LOC140832120 gene encoding PGR5-like protein 1A, chloroplastic — MGSKLGFDVAKPRFLMAPIRKPFVSVSSLPSSAPGAHSIHFGAAKLSFQRRILDVSAKATTDKPGQAQEDDVVDSNVLPYCSLDRKRKKTIGEMEQEFLQALQAFYYEGKSTMSNEEFDNLKEELMWEGSSVVMLSANEQRFLEASMAYVSGNQILTDKEFDELKQKLKMDGSEIVVEGPRCSLRSRKVYSDLSVDYLKMFLLNVPAAVVALGLFFFLDDLTGFEITYLLELPEPFSFIFTWFAAIPVILWLSFTLTNFIVKDFLILVGLCPNCGTENNSFFGTILSVSSGGDTNKVKCSNCGTEMLYDSKSRLITLPEGSEA, encoded by the exons ATGGGTTCCAAACTTGGGTTCGACGTAGCAAAGCCGAGGTTTTTAATGGCTCCAATCAGGAAACCATTCGTTTCTGTTTCTTCCTTACCGTCTTCTGCTCCAGGAGCTCACTCGATTCATTTTGGTGCCGCCAAGTTGTCGTTTCAACGGAGAATACTGGATGTTTCCGCCAAGGCCACTACTGACAAGCCAG GTCAGGCCCAAGAAGATGATGTGGTTGACAGCAATGTCTTACCCTATTGTAGCTTAGATAGAAAACGAAAAAAGACTATTGGGGAGATGGAACAAGAATTTCTTCAGGCACTTCAG GCTTTCTATTATGAAGGAAAATCCACCATGTCGAATGAGGAATTTGACAACCTCAAGGAAGAACTAATGTGGGAGGGGAGCAGTGTTGTAATGCTAA GTGCTAATGAACAGAGGTTTTTGGAAGCTTCAATGGCATATGTATCTGGGAACCAAATTTTGACAGACAAAGAGTTTGACGAACTGAAACAGAAACTTAAG ATGGATGGAAGTGAGATTGTGGTTGAAGGTCCTCGTTGCAGTCTTCGTAGTAGAAAG GTTTATAGCGATCTCTCTGTTGACTACCTCAAAATGTTTCTTTTGAATGTACCAGCAGCTGTGGTTGCCTTGGGATT GTTTTTCTTTCTTGACGATTTGACGGGATTCGAAATCACCTATCTTTTAGAG CTGCCAGAGCCATTCAGTTTCATTTTCACATGGTTTGCAGCTATCCCCGTGATATTATGGTTGTCTTTCACGCTCACAAACTTCATTGTGAAAGATTTCTTGATCTTGGTG GGCCTCTGTCCAAACTGTGGCACAGAAAACAATTCATTCTTTGGTACCATATTATCTGTATCAAGTGGGGGTGACACCAACAAAGTAAAATGTTCAAA TTGTGGGACGGAGATGTTGTACGACTCGAAGTCACGGTTGATCACATTGCCTGAAGGAAGTGAGGCATGA
- the LOC140832122 gene encoding B-type cell cycle switch protein ccs52A-like: MSQKNMETPSTSALSTDPKTPMRITASELLRSSYHRPSSSRTIYSDRFIPSRSSSNFALFNLPNSNADASSDDSNSAYTTLLKSALFGPECAGGANGIQPSTPEKSVHTGRFGANNNGNVWHITPPNCNIFKYKTETRKSFHSLSPFGFDDQLPGVSHSPIKVPRKVPRSPNKVLDAPALQDDFYLNLVDWSSHNVLAVGLGNCVYLWHASSSKVVKLCELGIDDSVCSVGWAQRGTHLAIGSSNGKVQLWDASRCKKIRTMEGHRLRVGALVWSSSLLSSGSRDKCILQRDVRAQDDYVSKLSGHKSEVCGLKWSYDNRELASGGNDNRLLVWNQYSSQPILKYCEHTAAVKAIAWSPHLHGLLASGGGTADRCIRFWNTTTNSHLSCVDTGSQVCNLVWSKNVNELVSTHGYSQNQIIVWRYPSMSKLATLTGHTYRVLYLAISPDGQTIVTGAGDETLRFWTVFPSPKSQNTETEIGASSLGRTRIR; this comes from the exons ATGTCCCAGAAAAATATGGAAACCCCGAGCACAAGTGCATTGTCTACAGACCCGAAAACTCCAATGAGAATCACCGCATCCGAGCTTCTCCGCTCTTCCTATCATCGCCCTTCATCCTCCCGCACGATTTACAGCGACCGCTTCATCCCTAGTCGTTCCTCTTCCAACTTTGCCCTATTTAATCTGCCTAATTCCAATGCCGATGCTTCTTCTGACGATTCTAATTCTGCTTACACTACCCTTTTGAAGTCTGCTCTTTTCGGGCCCGAATGCGCTGGTGGTGCTAACGGGATTCAGCCATCGACTCCGGAGAAATCTGTTCACACGGGTCGATTTGGTGCTAATAATAACGGTAACGTTTGGCACATTACTCCTCCTAATTGTAACATTTTCAAGTACAAGACCGAGACTCGGAAATCTTTCCATTCTCTGTCGCCGTTTGGGTTTGATGATCAGCTTCCTGGGGTGTCTCATAGCCCTATTAAGGTTCCCAGAAAAGTTCCCAGGTCTCCCAACAAG GTTTTGGATGCACCAGCACTGCAAGACGATTTTTATCTGAATCTTGTAGACTGGTCTTCACATAATGTGTTGGCTGTTGGGCTGGGCAACTGTGTTTATCTATGGCATGCTTCTAGCAGCAAG GTTGTGAAGTTGTGTGAGTTGGGAATTGACGACAGTGTCTGTTCTGTTGGGTGGGCACAACGTGGTACACACCTTGCAATTGGCTCTAGCAATGGCAAAGTCCAG TTGTGGGATGCTTCTCGTTGTAAGAAGATAAGAACTATGGAGGGACATCGGTTGCGAGTTGGTGCTCTTGTGTGGAGTTCATCTCTGCTGTCATCAGGAAGCCGGGACAAATGTATTCTTCAGCGTGACGTACGAGCTCAGGACGACTATGTTAGTAAGCTGAGTGGACATAAATCAGAG GTATGTGGTTTGAAGTGGTCCTATGACAACCGTGAATTAGCATCTGGTGGAAATGATAATCGA CTTTTAGTATGGAACCAATACTCGAGTCAGCCAATACTAAAATATTGTGAACACACTGCTGCTGTAAAGGCTATAGCCTGGTCGCCTCACCTTCATGGACTTCTTGCTTCTGGAGGTGGCACTGCAGATCGATGCATTCGTTTCTGGAACACAACTACAAATTCACACCTAAGTTGTGTGGATACAGGGAGTCAG GTGTGCAACCTTGTGTGGTCCAAGAATGTGAATGAACTTGTTAGCACTCATGGTTACTCGCAGAATCAAATTATTGTGTGGAGATATCCTTCGATGTCAAAG CTGGCAACTCTCACTGGCCATACATACAGGGTACTTTATCTTGCTATCTCTCCAGATGGACAG ACAATAGTGACTGGAGCAGGAGATGAAACACTCAGATTCTGGACTGTATTTCCTTCTCCCAAGTCTCAG AACACCGAGACTGAAATTGGAGCGTCGTCTCTTGGAAGAACTCGGATTCGTTGA